The Hevea brasiliensis isolate MT/VB/25A 57/8 chromosome 1, ASM3005281v1, whole genome shotgun sequence DNA segment cgcaagtgcacgaatcgctaacaagtaataaagtagtgagtagagtatcatctCACGAGGAATTTAGTTAGCAAGTACCAAGCTACACAACAATtctgactgtttaggctaccaAATATAGATGGAGagtgaattaaatttattttagatgctgaaaataaattttgaataaaactatctattaaagcaattctagaattaagatttcatactttaaccttattatggattttaatcttgtctattcatcggattgagaatcaatgctttgatggaaattaatcgtaAGATATCCTAGgttctctctcaaggcacctaaggtgtgtttcaACCAGGaccaaaccctactttcattgaaaaatagtcctaataaaaaccctttaaaatctatgattaattatggaacttcacaaaggattttagcctatctctaggtcagatttcctaagttcAATATTTTGATTTTCCAACACTAActttcaccttttagtccttcaattagtatcttatgtCATGTCTAAgtaggtaccaacacatagcatgcattaagaacacaaaatattaaatcaaagaacagaactcaaatccaaaaaataaaactcaatattgatCCACAATAACGATTACAAGcactactctcctaattccaaaataaaggaattactcactcatggctagtttaacaaacataatgaaaataaaatgaaagaacataaaaagtccacttaaagaaatagaacaaaagaactaaAGAGGATTTTCTGCAGCTTTGGACTTATGGAACTTCGGCTGAGGATTTCCCTTTTGTGTTGATGCTCTCTTCTTCAAGACGGCTGTGAACAGTATGTATGTGAAAAAGATGAAAGAATCGCCCTTTTATGTTTTCTGCTGCTCCTATTTATATTGAACGATCTAGAGTTAGGTTTTTAGAATCCCCAAGGCATCAGGAGTCTCTTCTCTCTGTAAAAACTGGAGTTAGAACCCTAATCAGGAAACTGGTTGTCGGCCGATACACGGCCCAAtgccatgtaacttactggagcttgaaTGGTTGCATCTTGTGTCGGGGCAGGAGTTTACATGGGCCTCAGGTAGTTACACGGGTCTGATTACATGGTCCGTGTACTGCTGCTCTTCCAATACCTCTTCGAGCTTTGCCAGGCAGAATCTTACACAGGTCATGTTACACGGCTCGTGTACTGTGTTTCTTCTTTGACTTCTTTGGTTTTCTCCTGGCagaagattacacgggtctatagTTGtcgttacacgacccgtgtaatttgtATCAGCAACAATCTTCTTTCCTTAAGTCTTTCCAAGCCACCTTCTTTACTCTTATGCCTTGGAACTTCTTCAAAACACCTGAAAACATGCAGAAACATATGATTAAGTACAGAGTGATGAATTTTGCAAAATgttaatgaatttagagattatgcatgaaattatctatctaaatgctatgaaatactgtacaaatgtgcttaaaaatatctatataatacaagtgtattaaatacccccaaactcaaacttttgctttttCTTAAGCAAATCAAAACCTTTTTAGAACACATTTTAGAGGATAGCCCATAAATATAACCATAAattcaatatgcatataattaaactccttcaaccttcataccaactaTCCTTTTTCAAGGCATAAAGGTTTCAATAGCTACCTGCTTAAAACCTCACCCcctttcatggtgtttcaactaattgctcctctatgcaaggctattaataagtcacaaataacttattttatcaggatagacttaAGAAATACTTACTCCCCTCAAATTTTACCTCTATTATGGAAATTGCTAAGAttgatttaattccaactccataggcacatcccaatttcttatctccactaatgtagcacatactttcaaaagatcaaaatgtctttagaaaggttgtaatggggttaagggataatgatttggttaccaataagggttttaaggaatgcaaatatgagaacAATCTTCATGCATAAAGTTTTAAGTATACCAAGTTACCAATAAGGGTTttaaggaatgcaaatatgaaaacaattttcatgcataaAGTTTTAAGTATACCAAGTTTACTCTGTTGGTTTTGCATGGGGAAGAAgggttttttatagtgccaagcacaCTATCATGATATTTATTTTtgggacttttttttttaaaattttttttatgtccCATTTgttctctcccccaaactcattgcttttgttagATTGGAAAgacaaatttttccttgattttaattgcacacttgcactcttcttAATATTCTCATCTTCTCCTCATGTTTTCTTTTACACTTTATATACTTATCCTTTATCCATTAGACTTCCTCAAAAGGGTGAGGTGAGTATTTAGGCTAGGGACTAGGTAAATATGTGTGAATAAACAAGGAAAATTATACAGGTgaaaatataggctcaagttggctGTAAGGGGTATATTGTAATTAAGGGTGGCTTAAGGCTTAGTGGGGCTAAATGAAATAATGCCTTAATTATCTTTTTTTcaaacatatgctaggatttccccTCGATAAgttcaagagacatgttctagagctggtgagacATTTTTAGGTTtatttgtatttcaaaaattttcttctgattttgcaagttcaatgtgacaaattaatagctatgaaggggtttaactagtttagcTCCGCTAAGGTGGTTAAGTTTTTCACAGACAACAAattaaagcctttttgcctatccagatacattAATTCCTCActcccatggagtccaattattagcttattaatatttgtggtTACAATTCTAAGTTTAAAAACATTTCAAAagttcaaaatttataaaattttctgaatttttgatacacaagtataatacggatataattaagcaatgcAATGCAATACAATGAATATAGTGCATGAAATGCAtctgcacccccaaactcaaatcttacattgtcctcaatggtaacacaatatgtaaaattaaggTATAGCACACAAAATTATGagaaagcatattatgtattaagaattgaaagtttggacaaaaagCAAGTAATAGAGACCTATGAGCAATGATTAGGACTAAGGCATATAAGTTTTTACATGAAAgagcctatcctatagtccttaTTCTAAAAAGCCTCTGATGGGGATGATGGTCCTTCTCCATCGAGTTTTTCCATTATCATGTCAAGCTTGTTGTGGGCCTCCAGGAGGCTGTCCTCGAGCACTTGCATCCTGTTGTTTATAGTGCCCTCCATACGCTGGGGTTTGTCAGTGGTGGCATGTAAGGAGGCACTTGAGTAGGGGACTCATGGTGGAGTGACTCTTGGGCTTCCTCCTGTGCTTGTGATGGTTCACCCGACTCTTCCCATACTTCGTCTAGCCTGGAGATGACATTCCCTTCGGTATCGATCAGGAAGCAGGTGCTCCTAAccatcttacatatccccatggatatgcagatgatTTGATCAATTCTAGAGATGCTAAGGATAGAGAGCAGCCTGTGATGCTTCGGGACAAATCCGAAGTGGAGTGCTATGGAGGTGATGAGCCCGTCGAGCACTATGTGACTTGTCGATTGGTGAGATATGCAATGAAGGTGGTTGCACAGGAAGAAACCCATGCTACAACACTGCCCGGTGACCATACACCAAAGAAAGAAGAGCTCATTGGGGTTTACTATGCCTAAGCTATCACCATGGCCCGTGATGGTGTGGCCGGCTAGCCGGTGCATGTACCGCAAAGCGGGGCTGGTGATTCCAGAggatttggacttgctggagttataaTTGTCAATGTTTGGAGCAATGGAATGCCAGAAATCCATGCTGTTATAGATCATCCTATTTTGCAAGATCTTCTAGAATCCGGCGCTGTCAAAGTTGAACACTGCGTTGAACTCGTCCATGTTCGATCAACACTAAGTAGTTGAAATTTGATCCTCCCCCTATCCTCTCGATCTgtgggccataaggtggccttgaaactgctAAGGAATTCTAGAGTGGTGTCCTGGTAGGCGAAAAATTGGAGTTGGATGAATCTAGTCCCCCAATGCTGTCGAGTAGCCCATCAACTTCCTCGCGTAGGCGGAGTTATTCCAACAACccaaaatccatgtatttggtggagatAATTCTCCTGTTGTTTAGCTGCACACATAAATCTCTGTGGGCATTGTTACAGAATGGCCAAACAATGGAGTACTCAGGTTGTGCTGGTTGTGGAGGTTGTGGTTGAAGTTATGGTAATGGAGGTAGGGCTGGCCTTGTTCTTGGGCACTGGGCCAATGGATGAGGAGGTGAGGGTGAGGAGTCTCCTCCTTGCCTTGAGGTAGAGCCCATTCTTCTTGCTAGTCTTTTAGCAGGTGCCATTGGTGACTTTGGGGGGAGGAAAGGCTAGGGTTTTGTGAGGGAAGAATCAATTTGAGAGGGTTTTAAGGAGGAAGAAGCTTAGAGAGGAAGAGTTTTTGAGTGGGAGGGAGTCTAAGGGGTGTAAGGAGAATTTAAAGGGTCATTGTAACCCTTCGTTTCTCGCGTTTCGCTCCCCAGGTATCGCGTCTGCGACATGATACGTGGGGCATGTATCACTACATGGATCGTGGTCCTTGGACTCGTGTAACCTTTTATCCAAAATTTCCCTTTTCTGCTaagttacacggcctgtgtaaatcTATttggggacccgtgtaacttcttGTCTGAAGGTTGCATTGCGAGCTAAgttacacggtccgtgtaaagGTGATTTggaacccgtgtaactttctgtctccctcaaacttaaaatttctcTCTCCATTGTTGAAGCATGCCCCGTGTAACATTACACGGGATCAACCCGTGTAAGTTTCTGGAGCTTGTGTAGGTGTGGTTATGGGGtttcagaaggttacacggggcgtGAAGAACTATACACATGGCCCGGGTAAAGTTTTGGCTCTCCAATTCTCTCTGTATGAAAATTTTATGCTAAAGTTTTCCTACCACTATGAAtgaaataaatgtaaaaattagCAACAAAGTTACTTACCCAGTTTTGTGCAGTCTCCTcttgtgtggttttgacttgatgtCTCCTCTCCTTCCTTGCCTTCGGTTCCTTACTTTTGCAGAATTGTGATTTGGGGTACCTAAAAAAAAGGATATTAAAGAACATAAAGTAAAATAATAGAAATCAAAAAGGAAAGGTTACAAAAGTgctttgggttgcctcccaaagagcgtttgtttatagtcattagctgGATTGTTCTTTCATTGTTCACGATCTATCCGGAGGGTTATCGAAGGCACAATTGGctcccttctctatgggttctccctgaaagtatgGCTTCAGCCTTTGCCCGTTCAATTTGAAcgcacctgaggtttcgctccaaaTCTCTACAGCTCCATGCAGGAAGAGTTGCATAACCTTAAAGTGCCTAGACCATCTTCACTTCAGTTTTAACCTTGAGTTGAAGAGCAGGAAaaggtctccttcttttatttcttttcttgctaTGTGTCTGTCATTCCATCTTTTGGTCTTGTCTTTGAAGATCATGGCATTCTCATATGCATCCTGCCTGATTTCGTCTAACTCATTGAGCTGTAGGAGTCTATTTTTactagcagctttgaggtcaaaatttagggtctgaattgcccagtaggctttgtgttcaagttCGACAGGGatgtggcatgattttccataaaccagctAAAAGGGTGTTGTTttaattggagttttatatgTAGTGCGGTATGCCTacaatgcatcatctaacttcacaaACCAGTCCTTCCTTGAGCGGTTTAATGTTTTTTCTAGGATACATTTCAACTCCCTGTTTGAAATTTCTACTTAaacactggtttgaggatgataaggtgtggccaccttgtgagtcactccataattTTTCAATAGTATTTCAAATTATTGATTGCAAAAGTGACTtgctccatcactgattattgctcgtggtgtgctaAATCTCgtgaagatattcttcttaaggaattttgtgaccactctagcatcattggttggtgtggctattgcttctacccatgacacataatcaacaccaaccaaaatatacttgtttccaaagAAAGGtgggaatggacccatgaagtctCTCCCCCACATATCAAATAGCTCTACtttaagtataccatgcagtggcatttcattccttcttgagatgttacctattctttggcattgatcacaagctagtacgaaggatctcacatccttaaatAGAGTAAGCCAATAGAATCCCGCTTGCAAAATCTTGGATGTTGTTTTTGTggtgccaaaatgtcctccatatggcAATGAATGGCAATGCTGAAGAATGCTCTCTATATCTTCCTCCGGTATGCATTGTCTTATcaacccatcattacatctcttatacAACAGAGGTTCTTCCCATGTGTAGTATCGCACATCATGCAGGAATTTTTTCCTTTGCTGGTAAGACATGTTGGGTGGCAAAACCTTGCATATAAGAAAATTCACAAAATTAGCATACCATAGGGCTTGGGATAAGGCTAATAGGTATTCATATGGGAATGAGTCATCTATTGGTAGCTCTTTAGCTTCTTCTAAGTCCTCTTGTCTCAGCCTTAAAAGGTGATCAGCTACCACATTCTCAGTCCCCctcttgtccttgatttcaaggtcaaattcctgTAAGAGTAAGATCTATAGAATTAACCTTGGATTGGCtttcttcttgttcaaaaggtacctgATAGCAGCATGGTCTgtgtatacaatgacttttgatctAAGAAGATAGGATCTGAATTTATCAATTGCAAAcactactgctaggaattccttttatGTGATAGCGTAGTTGATTTGCGCATCATCAAGTGTTCTGCTGGCATAGTAAATGGTATGGAGcttcttatctttcctttgtctGAGTATCGCTCCAACAACATAGTCACTTGTATCGCACATGATTTCAAATGGCAACTCCCAATTAGGTGGTTGCATAATAGGTGCTAAGATTAAGGCCTCTTTTATCCTATTGAAAGaagcaaggcaattttcatcaaagtcAAAGGAAGTATCTTGACTTAATAAATTACTCAATGGCCTaactattttggaaaaatctttgatgaatcttctgtaaaagcctacatgtcccaaaaagcttctcaCTTCTTTGACTAATGTCGGTAGTGGCattttttcaatgatctcaactttcgccttgtcaacttcaatccctctttctgatatcaggtGGCGAAGAACTATGCCCTCCCTTAACATGAAGTTACATTTTTCCCAATTCagaaccaggtttgattcttcacatctatgCAACACTTTGGATAAGTTAGCTAGGAAATCATCAAAAGTCGTtccatagataaaaaaaaatcatccataaaaacttccatgatatttttaatataatcgaaagaaatggccatcatgcatttttgaaaagtagcaggggcattataaagaccaaaaggcattcttctatatgcaaaggttccgtaagggcatgtgaatgtggtcttttcctagtcttctgggtgaatagaaatttaaaaaaaatcctgaatacccatatagataacaaaagtaagaatgttttactagcctttctagcatttggtctatgaaggggagaggaaaatggtcttttctggtgacactatttaatttcctataatctatgcacatacgccaaccagtgactaccctagtagggatcatTTCATTGTTTTCATTTTGAACgatagttgtcccacctttcttaggcactacatgtactagactaacccatttactatcagaaataggGTATATAGTACCcgcatctaatagtttcagaaTTTCTTTCTTAATTACTTCTTCCATATTTGGGTTAagccttctttggtgttcaatagtgggtttgctgttttcctccataggtatcctatgtaTGCAAATTGAAGGATTAATCCCTTTcaagtcttctattttataccctataacTTTGCTCTAGGTCCTAAGCACCTTTAACaattttttctcttctattttagataggctagcattgataataacaggatatttagagtttgagtccaaaaatgcctaccttagtgaggaggggagaAGTTTAAGTTCTACCTATTTAGTGTTATCCATTGGTTTGCTTTTGGGTTGCTCCTCCTTTAGCTCCTCCACCTTAAAAGCTAGAGCTAAGGGTATGGGTGGATTAGTTGCTAATGATTGTACACAAGCTATAATTTATGTGTTCTCATTATCtgctgtgtggctgtgcacaatgtATGTTTTAAGAGGATCTTCAGGATGTGctttatgaaattcctcttcaacttgctTGTTAACCATATCAACCttaaagcattcatcaggttcaagtgTGTGCTTCATTGTGTTGAACAGGTTGAATTTCACCTCTTcatctcctaccttgagagttaaTCGCTCATTTTTAACATCTATGATAGCTCCGATAGTTTCCAAGAAAGGTCTTCTCAAAATGATAGGAATTTGGACATCCTCCTCCATTTCTAAGACAACAAAATCAACTGGGATGAAGAATTTTCCCACTTTGATGGGGATATTTTCTAGAATGCCCACAGGGTATTTGATAGATCGATCAGCCAGTTGTAGAGAAATTGTTGTAGGTTTAAGCTCTCTTATCTCTAGCTTTTGAAATACTAATAAGGGCATTAGACTTACACTCGCTCCGAGATCACAGAGGGCTTTGTCTATATTCATATTGCCAATAAGACaaagtatggagaagcttcctggatccttgAGTTTTGGTGGCAACTTGTTTTGCAATATGGCACTACATTTCTCTGTAAGAGAAATGTCTCATAATCAttcagctttcttttctttgatagaatttccttaaggaagcataggatggcatctgagagagtCCTTCTGTGAAAGGAATGTCAATAtagagtttctgtaaaacttctaaaaactttccaaactgcttgTCTAATTTAGCTTTCTGGAATCTCTAAGGAAAAGGTAGAGGAGGCTAATATGGCTCTtataatttcttcttcttctttgcttCCTCTTCCTGGTCCTTTTTGGCTTCTTCCTCTTTCTTCTCTGTTTGGTTTTTAGATTTATCAGAGGTTTTCTCGGTTGATTCTTTCTCTGACGGTTCTAAAACTCTttcactcctcaatgtaactacCTTACAATACTCCTGAGGGCTCATCTCCAGTTGACTAGATAGCTTACCAGTAGTCTTGCTTGAAGAGCCTGCCTGCTAAGtaatttgattttcaagcatcttattgtgggtggtaagttggtccattctgaaaGCTAGCTGCTTGATCATTTCATTCTACTGTTGTTGGGCTACTAGGAAGCCCTTCATCATGGATTTCATAGTCAACTTTGGTTCAGGCTATTGAGGTTGAGGAGGTGGCagtggctgtgcaaagttttgtcCTCTGTTCTTAAATCtagggggtgctggtggttttTACCCTTGCTACTTATTCATGGGCTGATTCTGCAAGTTAGACCATGAAAAAtcagggtggttcctccatccagggttgtaaatATTTGAGTATGGGTTATTgagctgcctctggttgaagttttctTCATTGTTCAcgtagttcatctgttctgtggagggttcattgaagtTGTTACATTCCAAAGTCATATATCCTCCTCTATAGCTGTCGCAGTGTTGGTTGCTTGTTCCAATAGCATTGGCTTACATTCTGTCAAGTCTCTTCGTGAGCTGGTCAAACTGAGCATTTATCgtgcttagggcatccacttcaAGGATCCCTATCATccttcttgtatttcccctttcatttgaccacttgtAGTTATGATACTCGACCTTctccagaagttcaagtgcttgtgctactgttttctccattaggtcaccttctgcagctgaactactgtgctccttgtagagggcaatagcccattatagaagttctgaactaggagccaatcctctatgccatggtgtggatattccctctgcaggtctttatacCTCTCCCATGCgttatagagtgattcaccttccttttgccTAAAGATGTTAAGTTCAACGCTCaactttgcagtctttgcaggtgggaaataccttactagaaaagcttgtgagatgTCTTCCAAATGATGAATATTCTAGCTAGTTGAGAAAGTAACTACTTCCTTGCTCGGTCTTGAAGCGAGAATGGAAATGCTCTGAGTCATATAGCTTGATCAGAgattccattcatcttgaatgtgtcacattgGGCAAGAAAGCACTATAGGTGGTAATGTGGATCTTCTGTTGGAGAACTATCAAACTGGGTCTATTAAATCATCTGGAGTCATGTcggttttaattcaaaattgttgGCCTCCACTGTGGGTCATGTAACATTGAGCTTGAATCCTTGTATAGATGGAGCTCCATAGTCCCTTAAGAGTATTGGCCAGTTGTTGTTGTCTGCCATGATTGGAGTTTCTAGATTTCCTTAATCTTATTCTTGGTGTctcctttctctcctgatggcTCTTAGAGTTCTATCTATCTTGGGATCCAAGTCCAAAACTTCTTTCTCTGGCTTTGTTCGAGTCATGCACCAAACCCTCacagaaaataaaagaattaattaagtaaatttaaacaataataataaatgctTAAATCAGCTAAAGTGCCTATCTcctaatattactaaaaataaatttttccagtaacgacaccaaaaacttgtttgccgatttttcaaccccgcaagtgcacggatcgctaaaaagtaataaagtagtgagtagagtatcgtcccacAAGAAATTTAGTTAGCAAGTACCAAGCTACACAACAATtctgactgtttaggctaccaAATATAAATGGAGAGTGAATTAAATCCATTTTGGATActgaaaataaattttgaataaaactatctattaaagcaattctagaattaagatttcacactttaaccttattatggattttaatcttgtctattcatcggATTAAGAATCGTTGTTTTGAtcaaaattaatcctaagatatcctagatcctctcttaAGGAACCTAAGGTGTATTTCAACCAGGaccaaaccctactttcattggcgattagtcctaataaaaaccctttaaaatctatgattaattatgaaactccatgaaggatttcagcctatctctaggtcaaatttTCTAAGTTCAATATTCTGATTTTTCAACactaaccttcacctttcagttcttcaattagtatcttatgtcattgtcgacaccatattttggccgatcaccgaagtcaagggactttaaaatcgaCTCTCAGCCGACGCCTTTGACCACAAATGACTTTTCTGAACACATCGATTGCTCGACCATGAAATAAACCG contains these protein-coding regions:
- the LOC110663417 gene encoding uncharacterized protein LOC110663417, which encodes MNIDKALCDLGASVSLMPLLVFQKLEIRELKPTTISLQLADRSIKYPVGILENIPIKVGKFFIPVDFVVLEMEEDVQIPIILRRPFLETIGAIIDVKNERLTLKVGDEEVKFNLFNTMKHTLEPDECFKVDMVNKQVEEEFHKAHPEDPLKTYIVHSHTADNENT